The following proteins are encoded in a genomic region of Populus trichocarpa isolate Nisqually-1 chromosome 13, P.trichocarpa_v4.1, whole genome shotgun sequence:
- the LOC18104422 gene encoding transcription factor MYB8, which produces MGRSPCCEKEHTNKGAWTKEEDQRLMDYIRVHGEGCWRSLPKAAGLLRCGKSCRLRWINYLRPDLKRGNFTDEEDEIIIKLHSLLGNKWSLIAGRLPGRTDNEIKNYWNTHIKRKLISRGIDPHTHRPLNERTTTATIKTTTSATTKATQLDFKNTPPQSLAEISLLKSQLDFKYNNNFHSSQYSSFNPKKTETTSVEENNCTSSSMTTDEEQQQQQQKRESHQDQDVNLDLTIGLALTQTSSANSAESRLQQPVSSCQIFGSVLTRPVCLCWQLDGERRELCRNCQNQNQNQSSKSNHSK; this is translated from the exons ATGGGTCGCTCACCTTGTTGTGAAAAAGAACACACCAACAAAGGTGCCTGGACTAAAGAGGAAGACCAGCGCCTAATGGACTATATCAGGGTCCATGGTGAAGGTTGCTGGCGTTCTCTCCCTAAAGCTGCTG GATTGCTTAGATGCGGCAAGAGCTGTAGATTGAGGTGGATAAACTACTTGAGGCCTGATCTTAAAAGAGGGAATTTTACTGACGAAGAAGATGAGATTATTATTAAGCTCCATAGCTTGCTAGGCAACAA ATGGTCTTTAATTGCTGGAAGATTACCAGGAAGAACAGATAATGAGATAAAGAACTACTGGAACACACATATCAAGAGAAAGCTGATTAGCCGTGGCATTGACCCACATACACACAGACCTCTAAATGAGAGAACCACCACTGCAACCATCAAAACTACCACCTCTGCCACCACCAAAGCCACCCAGTTGGACTTCAAAAACACCCCACCTCAATCACTAGCCGAAATCAGTCTCTTAAAAAGCCAGCTTGATTTcaaatacaacaacaattttCATAGCAGTCAGTACTCAAGTTTCAATCCCAAGAAAACAGAGACTACTTCCGTTGAAGAAAATAACTGTACAAGCAGTAGCATGACAACTGatgaagaacaacaacaacaacaacagaagAGGGAGAGTCATCAAGATCAAGATGTAAACTTGGACTTAACTATAGGGCTAGCTCTCACTCAGACTTCTTCCGCCAACTCGGCCGAGTCAAGACTACAACAACCAGTCTCTTCTTGCCAGATATTCGGTAGTGTGTTAACTCGGCCCGTTTGTCTGTGTTGGCAATTGGATGGTGAAAGAAGGGAATTGTGTAGGAATTGCCAGAATCAGAATCAGAATCAGAGCTCAAAAAGTAATCATAGTAAATAA
- the LOC18104421 gene encoding uncharacterized protein LOC18104421, which produces MPSSDPKTPEEAKPSFDDPASKESIESLNSTKTLEETDQTNTPMTGNEEEEEEGECGFCLFMKGGGCKDAFVAWEDCIKQVEEKNEDIVEKCFEITSALKLCMEAHADYYEPILRAEKAAEQEAVKQLEKEKEEEAAAAAQKSEFNEKEK; this is translated from the coding sequence ATGCCCTCTTCAGATCCTAAAACCCCGGAAGAAGCAAAACCCTCCTTTGATGATCCAGCATCAAAAGAATCCATAGAGTCATTGAATTCAACCAAAACCCTTGAAGAAACAGACCAAACGAATACACCCATGACTGGaaatgaagaggaagaagaggaagggGAGTGTGGGTTTTGTTTGTTCATGAAAGGAGGTGGTTGCAAGGATGCATTTGTAGCATGGGAAGACTGTATTAAACAAGTGGaggaaaagaatgaagataTTGTGGAGAAGTGCTTTGAAATTACTAGTGCGTTGAAGTTGTGTATGGAGGCTCATGCTGATTATTATGAGCCTATTTTGAGGGCTGAGAAGGCTGCTGAACAAGAGGCTGTTAAGCAATTGGAGAaggaaaaggaggaggaagCCGCTGCTGCAGCGCAAAAATCTGAGTTTAACGAGAAAGAAAAGTGA